One window from the genome of Ictidomys tridecemlineatus isolate mIctTri1 chromosome 12, mIctTri1.hap1, whole genome shotgun sequence encodes:
- the C12H2orf49 gene encoding ashwin isoform X1, translating into MAGDVGGRSCTDSELLLHPELLSQEFLLLTLEQKNITVENDIRVNKDNLTDLYVQHAIPLPQRELPKNRWGKMMEKKREQHEIKNETKRSSTVDGLRKRPLIVFDGSSTSTSIKVRKTENGDNDRLKPPPQASFTSNAFRKLSNSSSSVSPLILSSNLPTNDKSEHNNNDTKQNHDLMHRKSPSGTMKSPPLSPVGTTPVKLKRAAPKEESEAANNLKPPETKRKIQHVTWP; encoded by the exons ATGGCGGGGGATGTGGGCGGTCGCAGCTGCACGGACTCGGAGCTGCTGCTGCACCCGGAGCTATTATCCCAGGAGTTCCTCCTCCTTACCTTGGAGCAG AAGAACATAACTGTTGAAAATGACATAAGAGTAAACAAAGACAATCTTACTGATCTTTATGTTCAGCATGCCATACCGTTGCCTCAGAGGGAATTGCCAAAGAATAGATGGGGGAAaatgatggaaaagaaaagagaacaacaTGAgataaaaaatgagacaaaaag GAGTAGCACTGTAGATGGGTTAAGGAAAAGGCCTCTCATTGTATTTGATGGAAGCTCAACAAGTACAAGCATAAAAGTAAGAAAGACAGAGAATGGAGACAATGATCGACTCAAGCCTCCTCCTCAGGCAAGCTTTACCAGTAATGCCTTTCGAAAATTATCAAATTCCTCTTCAAGTGTTTCTCCCCTAATTTTGTCTTCCAATTTGCCTACTAATGATAAATCGGAACACAATAATAATGACACTAAACAGAACCATGACTTAATGCATAGAAAAAGTCCTTCAGGCACTATGAAGTCACCACCTTTGTCCCCTGTTGGAACTACTCCTGTGAAGTTAAAGCGAGCTGCTCCTAAAGAAGAATCAGAGGCTGCA AATAACCTGAAGCCCCCAGAAACGAAGAGGAAGATACAACATGTTACATGGCCGTGa
- the C12H2orf49 gene encoding ashwin isoform X2 yields the protein MAGDVGGRSCTDSELLLHPELLSQEFLLLTLEQKNITVENDIRVNKDNLTDLYVQHAIPLPQRELPKNRWGKMMEKKREQHEIKNETKRSSTVDGLRKRPLIVFDGSSTSTSIKVRKTENGDNDRLKPPPQNHDLMHRKSPSGTMKSPPLSPVGTTPVKLKRAAPKEESEAANNLKPPETKRKIQHVTWP from the exons ATGGCGGGGGATGTGGGCGGTCGCAGCTGCACGGACTCGGAGCTGCTGCTGCACCCGGAGCTATTATCCCAGGAGTTCCTCCTCCTTACCTTGGAGCAG AAGAACATAACTGTTGAAAATGACATAAGAGTAAACAAAGACAATCTTACTGATCTTTATGTTCAGCATGCCATACCGTTGCCTCAGAGGGAATTGCCAAAGAATAGATGGGGGAAaatgatggaaaagaaaagagaacaacaTGAgataaaaaatgagacaaaaag GAGTAGCACTGTAGATGGGTTAAGGAAAAGGCCTCTCATTGTATTTGATGGAAGCTCAACAAGTACAAGCATAAAAGTAAGAAAGACAGAGAATGGAGACAATGATCGACTCAAGCCTCCTCCTCAG AACCATGACTTAATGCATAGAAAAAGTCCTTCAGGCACTATGAAGTCACCACCTTTGTCCCCTGTTGGAACTACTCCTGTGAAGTTAAAGCGAGCTGCTCCTAAAGAAGAATCAGAGGCTGCA AATAACCTGAAGCCCCCAGAAACGAAGAGGAAGATACAACATGTTACATGGCCGTGa